The segment CAGTGAAAGCAGAACAAAAGAcgataagaaaattgatggtgcATGGATGGTAGCCACGGATTACAATTAGGGATAGGAACGGCGCATAGAACTACCAATTAAAGCGAACACTGGTCTATCCATGCAAGATAATCGATAATCTACCTTTTTGATGCATGCTGACAAGCCTTGCCAATGAGTGGCAGCATGTCGGATCCCTCTTCAAAACCTCCTCAAAACAATTACAGAGCGCGACAGAGTCATTAGAATAAAAGTACTCTAGAAGACTTGCCCTTAATCTGCAGAAAAGTAGCACATCAGTGTTTTATAAAGCCAACAAGATGATCAACATTAGCACACTGCAAGCAAAATTAAATCTTCACcatgaaaatttagaaaatattcCAAAAATTACGTGTTCCAGAGAGCAAATGAAACAAACACATTCAGATATGATATAATCTCTATTCTCTAAGCATTTCTCTCCAGAATTAAGTCACAATAAATACCTTAACCATAATCATTAGGCAAGTCCTCTAGCCACTAATTTTTCATTGCCAAGATCAAATATGGCATCTTCAGGGATTACGTTTTCCAATTTGAATACACTTCTTAGCAAAACAGGAGAAAAACAAACTTATTTGGGAGATTGGTACCTAAAGGGAAAAGGCATGTTCGAAATGTTACAGAACTTTTCGACTTCACTTAGTGCCTCTTTCGCTTGACCTCCAATCAGCAATAACTGGAGTAAATTTGacaaaaaaagcaaaaaaaaaaaaaaaactatgtttgAATCAGTACAAATAAATGCCTTTTGCTTTGTACTTTGACTAGTGCAAATCTGAATCTCTTTAAGAATATTAGATGCTTCAGCTTATGTTACAGATGTTCTGAAttaatcaaaaagaaaaaagttgCAAGGAAGAAATAAAATTTACCTGTATCAAAGGAAGTAAGGCTGCAGACAAAGGGGGTTCACAGTGAAGAGCAAGCCGTAGATGCTTCAGAGCATCTTTATAATGATTATTAACCATTTGCCTATGCAAATAGACAAAGTTCTCACTAGAATATGGCAACTTTAAAGGCATCAACCATGACTCTAAACCCTCTGAAACAAGAAACATGACACATTTCAGTAAGGCCTGTAGATGTTAGAATGATGAAACAATATTAATAAACAAAGCCAAAAGATTTGTGATGAATAATTCGTAAGAAAATCATGAAAAGCATCCAAAAGATTCTTCATAACTGCAAAGATGTTAATTAGCCTGTCAAATCATCAAGCCATCTTATATTTTTCACGTATACAATTAAATTGGAGTATAGGAGGAAGGCTGATGAATGCGCAAAACATAAAATGGAAGACAAAAGAACATTTTACTATAATAGATGCATATCCATGTTTCTGAGATGTGTATTTTCCAGCGTTGTTATTTGTCTGACTCATGTTCTATGTCCTTCCTTTCATTCCTAGTATCCAATCTTTTATGTCCaattttcccccttttttttcaaTCTCTAGCATATTTCCCATTTAGTTGTTAATTGAATGAATTACAACCGACTACACCatgaaaagaaaggaagaataATCCACTACAAAGCAAAAAAGACTTTTAGTTAGTCATAATATTGCACTAGATGTGCACATATAGACAACATAATGCTAAAAAGCTCACTACAAAGTCCAAAGAAGAATACAAAAAAGTGAAGAATGGTACTATCATGACAGTCAAAGAAACATATAAGGAATTCAGAGCTTACCTAAGGCAGAGAAGACTGAAGGATCACATGTATAGCCACTATCATCATAGAAACCAACTTCATTTTCAGCAGAGTTTTGATTGGAGCCTAATGGCTCAATCTCTTGTACGAGAGGTGCAGCTCTCTGCAAGTTATCATTGTTCTGCACATGAACGACTCTTTGTTGGTTGCTACCAGCCACCAGACTTTCTCTTTTATCATTCATGACAGATGTCTCTGAACCACATTGAGAAGAAACAGCATCATGAGTATAAGCTGCATAATTTCCCTCTGAGTAAACAATTTCGTTGCCCATATTTGATCCTGAATCGTCTGATTGCTGAGGGAGGTAATCCTGATCTGAATTTCTCAGTTTAACCTCTTCAGTGAGATTGGAATACCAAAGCTGACAGAATGTCAAGCCCATGACCAGGTTTGCCATTGGGTGACAGCTAAAGTTTTGTTCTTTCATCAAGCTGACAGAGGGAAATTTCATAAAAGTCACTCAAACACCGAATTCATCCATGTATTATATTTCAAAGACAATAAGCCTTTACATTCATATAACTATCATTACAGAACGTGAATATAAATGCATCAATAATGTTAATATGAAAAACTAAGAGATTAATCTTTTGCAACCCAGCAGATTGAGCAATGATGCACAATGTCATATGTAACACAGCCAATAAAATTCTGTTCAAATGGTCATGGTATCAATTCCTTAAGTCTAACATTCCAAATAGACACCGTACAAGCATAGTGAAAAAATATTAATCACTTTGCAGCTAGATCTATCTGGTTGTGCAATGTTATTCTTCCTTGCAGTGCTCTACAAGTAAACCATAACTAATTTTTCCATACCTAAAACATAAGGTGCTAACATATGAAACCCTAATAACACCTAGAATAGCATGTAAATTAGTAACAGCACCATCCCATCTCACATGGAGAAACTAAATCCTTGTGGTTGGCACCAATGTCCCTTAAATACGAAATGTGATTTGTTCAAGAGCAAGCATACACCATTGCAGCCAACTTTTGCAAGATAGAATCAGGAAGGGGGTTCTTTTGGCAACAAGATAGTTACTAGCTTCCTAATTTTGCGTAATGGCAATAATGCATGTAGTGTACAATGATTGACAAGTGGGTGATCATATACAAAGAAATAGGATACTTCTTCTAAATGCATCAACCCCAGGACAACTTTTTATACAAGAATGATACCTTAAAGTGGCTTGATGAGCCCAGCCAAGATTTCCATGTGTAAGGCAGAATAAAATGAACTCCAAATGAACTGCAATTTGCTCCTGTTCAACCACAAAAGATCTGTATTCAAACAGGAACCATACAAGCCAAATACATGCAGATATGTCAAAGTATACCTCTGTTTTCACAGTCTTGAACCTGATCCTGCTCATCCAAATCTCATAGATGTCCCTGATCCTTCTAATGTCAACATTATCCCCATCTATGTACTTAAGAAGCCTGATTGCAACCTAAAAACATCCCTTACAGACATCAGCAGTTTTTATATACACACAAAGGACTGCTTCAAGTCCTCTTGTACCAAATTTACAAATATTTTTGACATAAGTAGCCAATAAAACCATTGTATACGATAACATATACAACATTCTACTGAAAAAGGTGGCATACGCAAATACTTGACCTAGAAAACATCTTTAACACATTtaagataacaaaaaaaaaaatagaacaaaGTAATTCGATAAAGGTCTGTTGGTCACGGCCTACTAAAGTTTTTGTTTCCTTACAAGTTTCTATAAAGTAAATGCTACACTCATTCTTATATCATAATGCATTtgtcactaaaaaaaatttaaaaatttaaaaacataatgTGCTCCTTCAATTTCAAACCATTTCATTGTTGTTCCACAAAGTGCGAGCCAGTAAAAGAAGTAAAAATTCCTCAAATATTACCAAGACCATAACTTTAACATATAACAACCAAAATATAAAAGGCAGCCATACCGAGTACTTGAGGCGATTCAAATCAGCAGAAAAATCACGGGAAGTACCCTTAAGCAACAAGCTTAATACTCCACTAGCCTCAGCCCAATTATGTTTCTTTACAAGTCTTTCCAAAAGATAACAAAGTCTTTGCCGATTTTCCCAGCGAATATGGGCGTATTTCAGTGTTAGAAGATGAGAAGGCTTGGTTAATGATAATGTCAACCTTTTGTCTAGCTTTCGTTTATTTCTCTTGGGTTCTTCTAATCTACCCTTAAGTTTCTTCATTTTTGCTCTATAGGTCTTAAAGAAACAACTCAAGGTTTTGTGATACGTTTTTAAACATAAATACGAGGGAGGATCTTTCAAACATATAAGAAAAATTCGACCCGATACGTGTCCAGTCCTTCTGATACTGCTATTGgcttttgaagaagaagaagaagaagtggtGGTGGCGGCGGCGGCCGATCAGATGAAAAGCACTGGAAAAGAGAAAAACAAACAAAGCTACGAGAGGGAAAACAAAAAAGGAAAACAGAAGAAGATGTCGcgggaaagaaaagaagaaaggaaaCTAGGGCACGGTTGTATGGGCTTTTTAACCTAATATTGGGCTTTTAATTAGATAATAACACATTACCCCTAATATTG is part of the Gossypium arboreum isolate Shixiya-1 chromosome 5, ASM2569848v2, whole genome shotgun sequence genome and harbors:
- the LOC108450668 gene encoding uncharacterized protein LOC108450668 gives rise to the protein MKKLKGRLEEPKRNKRKLDKRLTLSLTKPSHLLTLKYAHIRWENRQRLCYLLERLVKKHNWAEASGVLSLLLKGTSRDFSADLNRLKYSVAIRLLKYIDGDNVDIRRIRDIYEIWMSRIRFKTVKTEEQIAVHLEFILFCLTHGNLGWAHQATLSLMKEQNFSCHPMANLVMGLTFCQLWYSNLTEEVKLRNSDQDYLPQQSDDSGSNMGNEIVYSEGNYAAYTHDAVSSQCGSETSVMNDKRESLVAGSNQQRVVHVQNNDNLQRAAPLVQEIEPLGSNQNSAENEVGFYDDSGYTCDPSVFSALEGLESWLMPLKLPYSSENFVYLHRQMVNNHYKDALKHLRLALHCEPPLSAALLPLIQLLLIGGQAKEALSEVEKFCNISNMPFPFRLRASLLEYFYSNDSVALCNCFEEVLKRDPTCCHSLARLVSMHQKGDYSLESLVEMIALHVEATFPESETWREFASCFLKLYEYEEDRLSVCLVGNEGEQKANRSIYYRRIPSIFTEVNSRRAWRLRCRCWLKRHFGKRMLASEIASGMLEPVTYKAACAAHLYGEECHYVVKVYTHLREHNEKDLCKFLKLHMMNSIRLNVRFQEK